GATGTGTTAACTTCAAAAACAATGATTACATTTGGAACAGGTGATTATAATGACTCTGAAAAGAAAAAAGTTAATAACAGAATGGCTTTGTTCTCTTTCTTGTTTGCTTTCTCTGCATCTTTTAGAGGAGTTAAAGAAAGAACTACTAAGGTTATAGAAAATTATAACTTATTACATAATAATAAGCAGAAAAAGAATGGTAGGTCTAAACAATATAGTCACGATCATCTTGTGCTTGATATTGAACTTGATCAACCAATCTCTTTATCAGCTTCTTCAAAAAAGACTATAAAAATTCTTTGTCAGGAAGGCAAAAGAGCTGCAGACCTTAATAAAAAACAAATTGATCAGTATGTGAAAAGAGATTTTACAGAGTACCTTTTGAAAAAATGTGATGTTAAAATGCAAGAGCATGTAAAAACAAAAGAATTTGAAGAAAGAATTAGAAAACTTGAGTTCCATAGAGCAAAAATTGAGATGGAAAACTTATATTTAAATTTTGAAGGTTCTCAATATGTAGAGTGTATGTTTTTAAATGGGTTGCAAAAGAAATCTGACTTTATTAAACATAAAAGTTTTGATAGGTTTAAAAAGGGAGGGGTTCCTGCTCAAAGTGTTGTTAAGTCTTATATACATAACTTGAATCACAGTCTAGAAGCGGTTCAAAGGCTTAATGATGAAGCTCATCTTCATATAGCTTTTTCTGATCATCCTGTACAATCAGAATTAATGTCATCATCCTCTCTGCTTTATGGGCGAATGACTTTAGAGAAACAAAAACAACTATATAAAAGGTATTTCTTTAACATAAAAAGAGATAATCCAGAGCTTATTCCTGATGAAAATTCATCTATGGAAGAAAGAAAAAGATTTAGTAGATTGATAGGGCAAATGTATGCTGCTAGCTTGGGTTAATATTTTTTTTAATTTTTCTCTTGACAAAATTGAAAAAAGAGAGCAAATATTTATCATACTGAATAATTTAGTTAAATGTTAAATATAAGGAGAATAATATGGCAAAACCAGAATGGGGTATTAAAAGAACATGTGTTGCTTGTGGTAAATCATATTATGATTTTAGAAAGAACCCACCAGTATGCCCATCTTGTGGAACAATTTTTGAAAAGAATGAGCTTATTGAGGAACTAGAATCTAAAGAAGATGATATTCCAGAGAATGAAGATGAAATCATTGTTGATGTTATGGAAACAATGGAAGAAGATGACTACAATGAAATGGATGTTGAAGAGGATCTTCAACAGGTTGACCCAAATCTAGTCAATGATGATGATATAGATAATGTTTTTGTAGAAGATTCAATAGATATGGATGTATTAGAGAACGATATTCAAAACTCTATATCGCGAGAAGACTAAAATATAAATTGACAATTATTTATATATGATTTATCCTTTTACTTAACTCAAAAGTAGAAGGATATTTTTTTATGACAGTTTTATACAGTAATGATTTGCCTGATGGAGTTAAGTTTAAAGATTCTGTTGCAATAGATACAGAGACTTTAGGGCTTAATATTCATAGAGATAGATTATGTTTGGTGCAGTTAGCAGATAAAGATGGTAATTGTTATATGGTTCAGTTTGATGGCAAGGACTATAGTGCTCCAAATTTAAAAGCTTTGTTAAAAGATAACAGTGTGCAAAAAATATTCCATTATGGAAGATTTGATGTAGCTGTTTTAAAATTTAATTTGGGAGTTATGACTAAGAATCTATTCTGTACAAAAATAGCATCAAAACTTTGTAGAACATATACTGATAGACATTCTTTAA
The window above is part of the Alphaproteobacteria bacterium genome. Proteins encoded here:
- a CDS encoding TIGR02300 family protein, producing the protein MAKPEWGIKRTCVACGKSYYDFRKNPPVCPSCGTIFEKNELIEELESKEDDIPENEDEIIVDVMETMEEDDYNEMDVEEDLQQVDPNLVNDDDIDNVFVEDSIDMDVLENDIQNSISRED
- a CDS encoding ribonuclease D codes for the protein MTVLYSNDLPDGVKFKDSVAIDTETLGLNIHRDRLCLVQLADKDGNCYMVQFDGKDYSAPNLKALLKDNSVQKIFHYGRFDVAVLKFNLGVMTKNLFCTKIASKLCRTYTDRHSLKVVVQELLNIELDKEKQSSDWSSEYLSEEQLKYAANDVLYLHKVRDKLVEKLERVNRLHFAEACFKFLPTQAELDLEGFEELNIFNHH
- a CDS encoding patatin-like phospholipase family protein → MLNTLLRLEEEKISHLSSVEDVFHKSYKYEPRTNVRLRMGVFAGGGSRGLISLQIAKAIDEKIQQENAKRIKNGEDPIKHSFIDTLDVMSGASTGAIISCLLALRKSTDRNSPDFKKPKYSVDDVIEIYKKALPEIFGFSKLNTVQAILMPWKMKKFKAIGGSIYTNKGLKKILKREFDGLLFNEKNFLIPITIPVIDITNGHQLSFRTEDNLNNSVEDVLLATTAATPYLLPHTATFEWRDGPKAVSRQRITAVDGGFSANIPNVELDCHYCSTKNPVKKRSLRYFINQDVLTSKTMITFGTGDYNDSEKKKVNNRMALFSFLFAFSASFRGVKERTTKVIENYNLLHNNKQKKNGRSKQYSHDHLVLDIELDQPISLSASSKKTIKILCQEGKRAADLNKKQIDQYVKRDFTEYLLKKCDVKMQEHVKTKEFEERIRKLEFHRAKIEMENLYLNFEGSQYVECMFLNGLQKKSDFIKHKSFDRFKKGGVPAQSVVKSYIHNLNHSLEAVQRLNDEAHLHIAFSDHPVQSELMSSSSLLYGRMTLEKQKQLYKRYFFNIKRDNPELIPDENSSMEERKRFSRLIGQMYAASLG